In Leptolyngbya sp. CCY15150, the DNA window TTGAATGGCGGTACCGGGAATGACATCTTAAATGGCGGCACCGGGGACGATCGCCTCTTGGGCGGCGAGGGAAATGATCGCCTCATTGGCGGCGACGGGAATGACACTCTCAATGGCGGCACCGGGGACGATCGTCTCTTGGGGGGAACCGGAAATGACATCCTCATTGGTGGCGATGGAA includes these proteins:
- a CDS encoding calcium-binding protein, with amino-acid sequence DILNGTEENDALDGGEGDDTLNGGGGDDRLLGGEGNDTLNGGTGNDILNGGTGDDRLLGGEGNDRLIGGDGNDTLNGGTGDDRLLGGTGNDILIGGDG